One part of the Vicia villosa cultivar HV-30 ecotype Madison, WI linkage group LG6, Vvil1.0, whole genome shotgun sequence genome encodes these proteins:
- the LOC131613905 gene encoding uridine kinase-like protein 3: MTLYAKFVKPAFDDFILPSKKYVDIIIPRGGDNRVAIDLIVQHIRTKLGQHNLCKIYPNLHVIQSTFQTRGMHTLIRDTEISKHDFVFYSDRLIRLVVEDGLGYLPFTEKQVITPTGSIYIGVDFCKKLCGVFVIRSGESMENALRACCKGIKIGKILIHRGGDETQLIYEKLPKDISERHVLLMDPVLGTGHYIRLENINNHVRMYKSLSWYSQAGTPIVKVNTSYNAEGHTFSLEISQEIPPTPGQSVKEPTFSLIRKS, encoded by the exons ATGACACTA TATGCTAAGTTTGTTAAGCCTGCCTTCGATGATTTTATTCTTCCATCCAAAAAGTATGTTGACATAATCATACCTCGTGGGGGAGATAATCGTGTAGCAATTGACTTGATCGTTCAACATATCCGCACTAAGCTTGGCCAACATAACCTCTGTAAGATATATCCAAATTTACATGTGATACAATCTACTTTCCAG ACTAGAGGCATGCACACTCTTATTCGGGATACAGAAATATCCAAGCATGACTTTGTTTTTTATTCAGATCGGCTAATTCGTTTG GTTGTGGAAGATGGTCTTGGTTACTTGCCATTTACAGAAAAACAAGTTATCACACCTACAG GATCAATTTATATTGGAGTTGATTTTTGTAAGAAACTGTGTGGAGTATTTGTTATTCGAAG TGGTGAAAGCATGGAAAATGCTTTACGTGCATGCTGTAAAGgaataaaaataggaaaaattcTCATCCACCGTGGAGGTGATGAAACTCAG CTTATTTATGAGAAGCTCCCTAAAGACATTTCAGAGAGACATGTTCTTCTCATGGACCCAGTACTTGGCACAGGTCA CTACATAAGATTGGAAAACATTAACAATCATGTTCGAATGTACAAATCCTTATCGTG GTACTCTCAGGCTGGGACTCCTATTGTTAAAGTCAATACTTCTTATAATGCAGAAGGACATACATTTTCCTTGGAGATTAG TCAAGAGATACCACCAACTCCAGGGCAGTCAGTTAAGGAACCCACATTTTCCCTTATTCGAAAATCTTAA
- the LOC131613904 gene encoding protein FAR1-RELATED SEQUENCE 5-like, with the protein MKFESEKKACEFYETYAEYHGVAVRRDEIDRDFKKNIIMRQLVCNREGKRHKKHMLRVDRHRGPRPITRTGCLARLCVAYDVVTRSWRVVAFESAHNHKLTPHRFVHFIPKYRRLSEADKALVDGLHTCGVRTCHILGFMSSSLQVH; encoded by the coding sequence ATGAAATTTGAATCAGAGAAAAAAGCTTGTGAGTTTTATGAAACATATGCAGAATATCATGGGGTTGCTGTAAGAAGAGATGAGATTGACCgtgatttcaaaaaaaatattattatgcgCCAATTAGTTTGTAATAGAGAGGGGAAAAGACATAAGAAACATATGTTAAGGGTTGATCGACATAGGGGGCCAAGGCCAATCACTCGAACAGGTTGTCTTGCTCGGTTGTGTGTGGCATATGATGTAGTGACTAGAAGTTGGAGAGTTGTTGCATTTGAATCCGCTCATAATCATAAGTTAACTCCACATCGGTTTGTTCATTTTATTCCTAAGTATCGTCGACTGAGTGAAGCTGATAAAGCGCTTGTTGATGGCTTGCATACATGTGGTGTTAGAACATGTCATATTTTGGGTTTTATGTCGTCTTCACTGCAagttcattaa